Proteins encoded by one window of Chondromyces crocatus:
- a CDS encoding Uma2 family endonuclease produces MGRVVFAEFSSARRLSLAEWVGLPEDESGELVDGWLVEEEVPDAIHEVVVAWVIGALRGWLVPQRGLVLGSEAKFAVSGPRGRKPDASAYLPGSKMPPRRGVIGTPPHLMVEVVSPTPRDARRDRVEKLNEYAAFGVRWYWLIDPQNQTLDILELGADGRYVHALAAVDGVVTLVPGAEGMTLDLDALWSEVDQLGPESGEASL; encoded by the coding sequence TCGGTCTGCCCGAGGACGAATCGGGTGAGCTCGTCGATGGCTGGCTCGTGGAGGAAGAGGTGCCGGACGCCATTCACGAGGTCGTCGTCGCCTGGGTGATCGGCGCGTTGCGAGGCTGGCTCGTTCCTCAGCGGGGGCTGGTGCTGGGCTCCGAAGCGAAGTTTGCCGTGAGCGGCCCCCGAGGGCGAAAGCCCGACGCGTCGGCGTACCTGCCGGGGAGCAAGATGCCTCCGCGGCGTGGCGTGATCGGTACGCCACCGCATCTCATGGTGGAGGTCGTGTCCCCGACGCCACGGGACGCGCGCCGCGATCGGGTCGAGAAGCTGAACGAGTATGCGGCCTTCGGCGTGCGCTGGTACTGGCTCATCGATCCGCAGAACCAGACGCTCGACATCCTGGAGCTGGGCGCCGACGGTCGCTACGTCCACGCGCTCGCCGCGGTGGATGGCGTGGTGACGCTCGTTCCTGGCGCCGAGGGGATGACGCTCGATCTGGACGCGCTGTGGTCCGAGGTCGATCAGCTCGGGCCGGAGTCGGGTGAAGCGTCGCTGTGA